The genomic window TCTCGCTCGGCAAGCATGGCGGCATGCTCCGCCGCTGCCTGAAAGTCATCGCCATGCTCGACCAGCTGCACGCCCAGCGCGCGCATTGCGGCGTTCTTCTCGAGCGAGTTGCCGTGCGGCACCACGATCGTGGCTGCGAGCCCATGGCGCCGGGCGGCAAAGCCTACCGACTGGCCGTGGTTCCCGCGTGTGGCGCTGATGGCATGGCGTACGCCGGGCTGCTCGCGCGCCAGCGTTTCGAAATAGGTCAGCCCGCCGCGAATCTTGAAGGCGCCGGCCGGTGTGTGGTTTTCATGCTTGGCCCATACGGTGGCGCCAAGACGTTGAGCCAGCAGCGGCCACGCGTACTGCGGCGTGGGCGGCATGGCGGCGCCGACGGTGCGCTGCGCGGCTTCGATTTCTTCGCGGGTGAATCTCACGAGCGGCCTTTGCTTCTTGAGTTTTTTCTTGTGTTTACTTGCGTTCCGTGAGCGCGACCCGCACCGCCAGCGCCGCCAGCACGCTGCCCATGATGTAGCGCTGCGCGCGCAGCCAGCCTGCGCTTTGCGACAGCACGGCCGTGATGCTGGCGGCGCCCAGAATCATGACCGTGTTGACCACGGCGCTGCTGGCGATTTGCGCAGCGCCCAGTTGCATGCTCTGCAGCAGCACCGAGCCGCGCTCGGGGTGGATGAACTGCGGAAAGAACGACAGGTAGAACATCGCGACTTTGGGGTTCAGCAGGTTGGTGAGAAAACCCATGCGAAACAACTTGCCGGGCCGGTCGGCCGGCAGTGCGCGTGCCTCGAACGGCGCATTGCCACCAGGCTTGACCGCCTGCCATGCCAGCCACAGCAGATAGGCCGCACCGGCAAGGCGAATGGCGTCGAACGCGAGCGGCACGGCGAGCAGCAGCGCGGTGAGCCCGAGCGCTGCGGCAAACAGATGGACCAGGAAGGCCATCAGCACGCCGCCGAGCGAAATGAGCCCCGCACGGCGACCCTGGATGAGGGTGCGCGACACGCAATAGATCATGTTCGGCCCTGGCGTGAGCGCGAGCAGCATGGAGGCGAGCGCGAACCAGGCAATTTCGGTCAAGGTCAGCATGTCGGTCAGAGTCCTTCGGATTGGAGCGTGACGGCGCCGCGCGGCGTGTCGAGCACGGCCACGAGGTTGGGCGCGCCGGGCTGCACGGCCATGCCGGCCATGCCGATGGTGGACAGCGCAGCGGCCAGGTCGGCCGCGCGCGGGTGCGTGGCCTGCAGCGATTGCAACGCAAGGCCGGAGGTCGGCATGGCATCGGTCGGATGCACGGGGCCCCACTGGATCAGCGTGGGCAGCGCGCCGTAGAAGAGCCGCTGGCCGTCGTCGCGCACGGTGATCTGCCATTCGAGCCGGCCGGCGGGCGTGTCGCGCGAGGCTTCGAGCAGCTGGCCGCGATCGATGTGCGCGCGCTCGTCGTGCGCCAGCGCCTGAAGGGCCGCGTTTGCATTGGGCACGCGCGCAACGAAGTGAACCAGCCGCGGCCCGCGCCGCACGAGGCCAGCCTGCAGTACGGCATCGTCCAGGTCGAACCAGCGGCGCGTGCCAGGGCGTGAAGGCCGCTTGCCCGGTTCGATGGCGATGATTTCCAGGTAGGCCTGGGGAAACGCGCCGCTCGCAATGTTCAGCAGCCGGTTGTGTGTGCCCATCAGCGGATGCGAGCCGCCGGGGCCGGGCGTCACGCCCAGGGTGGCTTCGCACCACGCCACGCCTTCGGCCAGTGAGGCGGCGGCGATCACCAGGTGGTCGAGTTGAGCGGCCATGGTGCCCTGCCCCTACAGCGTGACCTGGCCGTCGATGCAGGTCACGGCGTCGCCGCCGACCCACACCATGCCGTCGCTGTCGCGCTCGATGTACACACGTCCCGCGCGGCCGAGGCACTGGCCCTGCGCGGCCACATAGCGCGCGGGCATGTGGCCGTCGGCAATCAGCCATTCGGCAAGGCCGGCGTTGAGGCTGCCGGTGACGGGGTCTTCTTCGACGCCGATGGGCGCGGCGAAAGCGCGCACCTCCAGGTCGATCTTCTGACCGTCGCCTTCTGCGGCCGAGGCCTTGCCGCCGAAGGCGCGCGCCTCGCGGTTCGAGCGGCCGATGAGCATCGACGAACCTTCGGCCGCAGGCACACCCGCCACGCCGGCCTTGACGCCGAGCTCCTTGAGCATGCGATGGTCGGGCACGAGCCGGAGCACGGTGTCTGCGTCGCTGAGCAGCAGGCCGAACCAGACCGGGCCGTTGTCCAGCACCTGGGCCGCGACGATCTGCTGCGCCTTCAGGCCCAGTGCGCCCGCCACCTTGGCCAGCAGCGTGGGGCTGGGCGCGCTGCGCTTGAGCGGCGGGGCCGAGAAAGCCAGGCGCTCGCCTTCCAGCCGCAGCGGCACGAGGCCCGCCGCGCACTGCTGCACGACGCGGCCCGCCGCCTTGGGCTTGCCGCCGGCCTGCAGCCAGGCATGGCAGCTGCCGATGGTCGGGTGGCCCGCGAACGGCAGCTCGCCGCCCGGCGTGAAGATGCGCACGCGGTAGTCGGCCGTGGGCTCGGTCGGCGGCAGCAGGAAGGTGGTTTCGGACAGGTTGGTCCACTGCGCAAAGCGCTGCATGGCGGCGTCGTCGAGACCGGAGCCGTCGAGCACCACGGCAAGCGGATTGCCGAGGTAGGGCGTTGCGGTGAAGACGTCGACTTGTTTGAACGGGCGGGGTTTCATGATGTCATTCGAGCGGGAGGTCGAGCACGCCGCGCGTGCCCGGACGGGAGATGAGTTCGCCGTACCAGCGTTCTAGGTTCGGCCAGCTGGGGCGCTGGTATTCGGCCGGCGGCAGGCCGAACCAGCGGTGCGCCTCGCAGCCGATGGGGATGTCGGCCATGGTGAAGCGGTCGCCCGCCATGAAGGGCTGGCGCGCAAGGTGCGCATCGAGCATTGCGAACAAGGCTTCGCTCGCATGGACCGAGGCCGCGATGAGTGCGGGTTCGCGTTCGGCCGGCACCGTGCGCACCCATTGCACGAAAGCGTCGCGGCTCGCGCGGTTGAGCGTGGTCTGCTGCCAGTCCATCCAGCGCTCGGCGTCGAAGCGCGCGGGCAGGTCGCTCGGATAGAACTTGCCGTGCGAATGCTTGGCGCACAGGTAGCGCACGATCACGTTCGATTCCCACAGCGTGACACGCTCGCTGCCTTCGCCGTCGTCAATGGTGGGCACCATCGCGTTCGGGTTGAGCGCCAGGTATTCGGGCGTTTGCACCACGCCGAAACGGCCGCCCGCTTCGGTGCGTTGAAAGTCGAGCCCGAGTTCCTGCGCGCACCAGACGACTTTGCGCACGTTGATCGAACTGATGCGGCCCCAGATGTTGAGCATGGTGTTCAGCTTCCTTGAGCAGGTGTGGCGGACAGGGCAGAAGGCATGGAAGGACGGTCGAGCAGCAGCAGGCGAATTGCCAGGCCGACCATCACCAGCGCCAGCAGGCCGCGCTGGAATCTTTCAGCCCCCGGGCGGCGCTGCAGCCATCGGCCGACCTGCCCGCTGCATGCGCCGAGCACCGTGTTGAAGACGAGCGCGGCAGCCGAGAGCATGACGCCGAGCTGCACCAGTTGCAAGGGCACGCTGCCGCCTGCCGGGTCGACGAACTGCGGCAGGAACACCATGAAGAACAGCAGCGCCTTCGGATTGACCAGGTTGTTGAAAAAGGCCATGCGCACGATGCGCGCGAAGGCGGAGGGCTGCGCGCGCGTGCCGCCGGGCAATCCGCTGTTGTTGCTGCGCAGCGACTGCACCGCCAGCCACAGCAGGTACAGCGCGCCCGCGTAGCGCAGCAGATCGAAGGAAGGCGGCCATGCCGCCACCAGCGCCGTCACGCCGGTGGCGGCAAAGAGCGTGTGCACCAGGTCGGCCGACGAGATGCCGAGCGCCGCCGCGAACCCGCCGCGCGGCCCGTGCGCCACGCCGTGCGAGAGCACGAAGGCCATGTTCGGCCCGGGCGACAGGAACAGCGCGAGCACGGCAACGAGGAAGAGCGCGAGCGTGGCGAGGCTGATCATGGCGTGACCTGCAATGCTTCTTCTTTCAGGCGGCCGCGATTGCCGCAACCTGCGGGAGGTAAGGCTCGATGTTGCGCATGGCACGCGCCACGTAGTCGTCCTTCTCGCCCACCGGCGCGACATAGTGCAATGCGCTCCTTGCCGCCTCGACGCCTTCGCTGCGCGCGATGAGCCAGGCCGCGAGGTAGGGCGCCGACAGGCATCCGCCGGCGGTGGCCACGTTGCCGCTCGCGAAGAAAGGCTGGTTGAGCACCTCGACGCCGGCCTCCTGCACCCATGGCTTGGTCGTGAGGTCGGTGCACGCCGGCACTGCGCCCAGCAGGCCCAGCTTGGCGAGCAGCAGGGTGCCCGAGCATTGCGCGCCGATCAGCTGGCGCTTGCCGTCGAGCCGGCGCAGCACACCCATGATGGCGGGATCGGCCGCGATCTCCCGCGTGCGGATGCCGCTGCCGACGAGCACCGCCTCGGCCTCGGTGGCGGCTTCGAGCGTGGAGCTCGCATGCACGGTGACGCCGTTCATCGAGGTGACCGTGGCGCTGGGCGCGGACAGCGTCACGCGCCAGCCCGGCTTCTTGATGCGGTTGAGCACCCCGAGCGCAACCAGCGAATCGAGTTCGTTGAAGCCGTCGAAGGTCAGTATGGCAATGTGCATGGTGGTACCTCTCTGTATGGCGTGTATGGCGGCTCAGACCGGTTCTGGCGCGAGCTTGCGTTCGCCCAGGAGTGCCAGTTTTTCGCGCAGGGCCGCTGCCAGCGCGGCGATGGCGACGTCGATCTCTTCGACGTTGGCGGTGACGAACGATAGGCGCAGCGTGCGCGGATCGCCCTGGCCCGCATAGAACGGTGCGCCTGGAACGAAGGCCACGTTGCGCTCCACCGCCTTGGGCAGCAATGCCACCGTGTCGATGCCTTCGGGCATGCGTGCCCACAGGAACATGCCGCCCTTTGGCGCGTTGAACTTCACGTCCAGGCCGGCCATCTCGCGCGTGAGCGCGGCGATCATTGCGTCGCGCTGGCGTTTGTAGAGCGCACGGATGGTGGGCACATGGCTTTCGAGGAAGTTGTCTTTCATCACAGCCGAAACCATGCGCTGCGTGAAGATGGGCGTGTGCAGGTCGACCGCCTGCTTGGCCTGCAGCAGCTTGGGATAGACGGCCTTGGGCGCGACCAGGAAGCCCAGGCGCAGGCCAGGTGCCAGCACCTTGGAGAACGAGCCCAGGTAGATGCAGCCTTCAGGGTTGCGCGCGGTCAGCGGCAGCGGCGGCGCTTCGTCGAACCACAGTTCGCCGTAGGGATTGTCTTCAACGATGGGCAGGCCCGCAGCGGCAGCCGCGGCGGAGACCGCCGCGCGGCGCTCTTCGGTCATGGTGCGGCCGGTGGGGTTCTGGAAGCTGGGCAGCAGGTAGATGAAGCGCGCGTCTTTCGCCTTGGCCACCAGGTCTTCGACGATCACGCCGTCGTCGTCGCTGGCCACGCTGACGGGCTGCGGCTCCATCGGGCCGAAGGCCTGCAGCGCGCCAAGGTAGGTGGGCGTTTCGACCAGCAACTTGCTGCCCGGGTCGAGCAGCACCTTGGCAACGAGGTCCAGCCCCTGCTGCGAGCCGGTGGTGATCAGCACCTGCGCGGGATCGACGTTCCACGGCAGCATGTCGGCCACGGCCTGGCGCAGCGGCGCGTAGCCTTCGCTCGCGGCGTATTGCAGGGCCGCCTGGCCGTCCTTGTGCAGCAGCTCGGCGCAGGCGTCGGCAAAGGCCTGGATGGGAAAGGTCTTGGGCGAGGGCAGGCCTCCGGCCAGGCTGATGATGCCGGGGCGCTCGGTGACCTTGAGGATTTCACGCAGCACCGACGGGTTCATCTTGGCGGCGCGGGCGGCGAGTTTCCAGTTCATGGGTTCTTCTTTCAGGCGGGTGAGGTGAGGGGCGAATGTCAGGATT from Variovorax paradoxus includes these protein-coding regions:
- a CDS encoding LysE family translocator, coding for MLTLTEIAWFALASMLLALTPGPNMIYCVSRTLIQGRRAGLISLGGVLMAFLVHLFAAALGLTALLLAVPLAFDAIRLAGAAYLLWLAWQAVKPGGNAPFEARALPADRPGKLFRMGFLTNLLNPKVAMFYLSFFPQFIHPERGSVLLQSMQLGAAQIASSAVVNTVMILGAASITAVLSQSAGWLRAQRYIMGSVLAALAVRVALTERK
- a CDS encoding VOC family protein, with protein sequence MAAQLDHLVIAAASLAEGVAWCEATLGVTPGPGGSHPLMGTHNRLLNIASGAFPQAYLEIIAIEPGKRPSRPGTRRWFDLDDAVLQAGLVRRGPRLVHFVARVPNANAALQALAHDERAHIDRGQLLEASRDTPAGRLEWQITVRDDGQRLFYGALPTLIQWGPVHPTDAMPTSGLALQSLQATHPRAADLAAALSTIGMAGMAVQPGAPNLVAVLDTPRGAVTLQSEGL
- a CDS encoding PhzF family phenazine biosynthesis protein; protein product: MKPRPFKQVDVFTATPYLGNPLAVVLDGSGLDDAAMQRFAQWTNLSETTFLLPPTEPTADYRVRIFTPGGELPFAGHPTIGSCHAWLQAGGKPKAAGRVVQQCAAGLVPLRLEGERLAFSAPPLKRSAPSPTLLAKVAGALGLKAQQIVAAQVLDNGPVWFGLLLSDADTVLRLVPDHRMLKELGVKAGVAGVPAAEGSSMLIGRSNREARAFGGKASAAEGDGQKIDLEVRAFAAPIGVEEDPVTGSLNAGLAEWLIADGHMPARYVAAQGQCLGRAGRVYIERDSDGMVWVGGDAVTCIDGQVTL
- a CDS encoding glutathione S-transferase family protein, whose translation is MLNIWGRISSINVRKVVWCAQELGLDFQRTEAGGRFGVVQTPEYLALNPNAMVPTIDDGEGSERVTLWESNVIVRYLCAKHSHGKFYPSDLPARFDAERWMDWQQTTLNRASRDAFVQWVRTVPAEREPALIAASVHASEALFAMLDAHLARQPFMAGDRFTMADIPIGCEAHRWFGLPPAEYQRPSWPNLERWYGELISRPGTRGVLDLPLE
- a CDS encoding LysE family translocator yields the protein MISLATLALFLVAVLALFLSPGPNMAFVLSHGVAHGPRGGFAAALGISSADLVHTLFAATGVTALVAAWPPSFDLLRYAGALYLLWLAVQSLRSNNSGLPGGTRAQPSAFARIVRMAFFNNLVNPKALLFFMVFLPQFVDPAGGSVPLQLVQLGVMLSAAALVFNTVLGACSGQVGRWLQRRPGAERFQRGLLALVMVGLAIRLLLLDRPSMPSALSATPAQGS
- a CDS encoding DJ-1/PfpI family protein — its product is MHIAILTFDGFNELDSLVALGVLNRIKKPGWRVTLSAPSATVTSMNGVTVHASSTLEAATEAEAVLVGSGIRTREIAADPAIMGVLRRLDGKRQLIGAQCSGTLLLAKLGLLGAVPACTDLTTKPWVQEAGVEVLNQPFFASGNVATAGGCLSAPYLAAWLIARSEGVEAARSALHYVAPVGEKDDYVARAMRNIEPYLPQVAAIAAA
- a CDS encoding PLP-dependent aminotransferase family protein, with translation MNWKLAARAAKMNPSVLREILKVTERPGIISLAGGLPSPKTFPIQAFADACAELLHKDGQAALQYAASEGYAPLRQAVADMLPWNVDPAQVLITTGSQQGLDLVAKVLLDPGSKLLVETPTYLGALQAFGPMEPQPVSVASDDDGVIVEDLVAKAKDARFIYLLPSFQNPTGRTMTEERRAAVSAAAAAAGLPIVEDNPYGELWFDEAPPLPLTARNPEGCIYLGSFSKVLAPGLRLGFLVAPKAVYPKLLQAKQAVDLHTPIFTQRMVSAVMKDNFLESHVPTIRALYKRQRDAMIAALTREMAGLDVKFNAPKGGMFLWARMPEGIDTVALLPKAVERNVAFVPGAPFYAGQGDPRTLRLSFVTANVEEIDVAIAALAAALREKLALLGERKLAPEPV